One genomic region from Prevotella sp. Rep29 encodes:
- a CDS encoding pitrilysin family protein: protein MKLKSWMIACLLTLGMSAQAQNYKYETVPGDLMQTRIYTLPNGLKVYLSVNKETPRIDAHIAVRTGSRNDPAETTGLAHYLEHIMFKGTKLYGTNNPEAEAPLLDEIEQRFEAYRKLTDPVARKKAYHEIDSVSQIAAKYFIPNEYDKLMSAIGAQGTNAYTSNDVTCYTENIPSNEVENWARIQADRFQNMVIRGFHTELEAVYEEKNIGMAQDNRKVWEAMNKKLFPTHPYGTQTTIGTQEHLKNPSITNIKNYFNRYYVPNNVAICMAGDFNPDEVIVILDKYFGSWKKSETLSRPEYGPQPAITAPIDTTIVGKEAENLRLAWRFDGARSGQVDTLVVIGNMLTNGKAGFFETNLEQTMKVQSVSAGPSGMDDYSMFLISGRPKQGQTLEELRALILGEFEKFKRGEFSDDLLPSVINNMKLDYFRALQSNRYRVGEMVDAFICHRDWADIATQFQRAEKLTKQEVLDFANRYLNDNFVCVYKKIGTDDTQKKIEKPEITPIPTNRDMSSAFLNEIKNSHVAPIQPRFLDFKKDLTVSKTKKGLPLLYKQNTEDGLFTLVFRYDFGTEDIKGFEFAPSYLEYVGTNKKNVSQLKQEFYKLACDYRISVGSYGTTISLTGLNENMPAALALLEELILNAKGNKDSYDQYVNLVIKSRNDAKKNQQQNFSRLTSYVEYGPYNAALNTLSEQELRSCDPQAMLDQLKKLLQFEHTVMYYGPMSEKELDAVLNKNHKTAKKLVKAPAGREYMAQNTPQNEVYIAPYEAKNIYMRQYHNEGKDWSPENAALIRMFNEYFGGGMNSIVFQELREARGLAYSASARYNMPFRPNEKEDYYTYIVSQNDKMMDCIRVFNQLLEDMPQSQAAFDIAKQSVMKSLQSARTTKFNILNAYYNAKMRGLDYDLNEKVYNMLPSITLQDVLNFEKENMTNKTYKYIILGDEKELDMKALEKIGPVHRLTTEQIFGY, encoded by the coding sequence ATGAAATTAAAATCATGGATGATTGCCTGTCTTTTGACACTCGGAATGAGTGCGCAGGCGCAGAATTACAAGTATGAGACCGTTCCCGGTGACCTGATGCAGACACGCATCTACACGCTGCCGAACGGGCTGAAAGTTTATCTCTCTGTGAACAAGGAGACACCGCGTATCGATGCTCACATCGCCGTTCGCACGGGAAGCCGAAACGACCCGGCTGAAACGACGGGATTGGCTCACTATCTCGAGCACATCATGTTCAAGGGAACGAAGCTGTACGGCACGAACAATCCCGAAGCAGAGGCTCCGCTTCTGGACGAGATTGAGCAGCGTTTCGAGGCTTACCGCAAGTTGACTGACCCGGTTGCGCGTAAAAAAGCCTATCATGAAATCGACAGTGTGTCGCAGATTGCTGCCAAATATTTCATTCCGAACGAATACGACAAACTCATGTCTGCCATCGGTGCACAGGGTACGAATGCCTATACATCGAACGACGTGACTTGCTATACGGAGAATATTCCTTCGAATGAGGTGGAGAACTGGGCACGCATTCAAGCCGACCGTTTCCAGAATATGGTGATTCGCGGTTTCCATACGGAGTTGGAGGCTGTGTATGAGGAGAAGAATATCGGTATGGCGCAAGACAACCGCAAGGTTTGGGAAGCGATGAACAAGAAGCTTTTCCCCACGCATCCTTACGGAACACAGACGACAATCGGTACGCAGGAACACCTGAAGAACCCTTCTATCACGAACATCAAGAACTATTTCAACCGTTACTATGTGCCCAACAACGTGGCAATCTGTATGGCTGGTGACTTCAATCCCGATGAGGTGATTGTCATCCTCGACAAATATTTCGGTTCATGGAAGAAGAGTGAGACGCTTTCTCGTCCTGAATATGGACCTCAGCCAGCCATCACGGCGCCGATAGACACGACCATCGTGGGTAAGGAGGCAGAGAACCTGCGTCTTGCTTGGCGCTTTGACGGTGCGCGCAGCGGACAGGTTGATACGCTCGTCGTTATCGGCAACATGCTGACTAACGGTAAGGCTGGATTCTTCGAGACCAATCTTGAGCAGACGATGAAGGTGCAGAGTGTGAGCGCCGGTCCGTCGGGAATGGATGACTATTCGATGTTCCTCATTTCGGGACGTCCGAAACAGGGTCAGACCCTCGAAGAGTTGCGTGCATTGATTCTCGGAGAGTTTGAGAAATTCAAGCGCGGAGAGTTCAGCGACGACCTGCTCCCGTCGGTTATCAACAATATGAAACTCGACTATTTCCGTGCGCTGCAGAGCAACCGCTACCGCGTAGGCGAAATGGTTGACGCATTTATCTGCCATCGCGACTGGGCAGACATAGCTACGCAGTTCCAACGTGCAGAGAAACTGACGAAGCAGGAGGTTCTGGATTTTGCCAACCGCTATCTCAACGACAACTTCGTTTGCGTATATAAGAAAATAGGTACGGACGACACACAGAAGAAAATCGAGAAGCCGGAAATCACCCCGATACCGACCAACCGCGACATGTCGAGCGCCTTCCTGAATGAAATCAAGAATTCGCATGTGGCACCGATTCAGCCGCGTTTCCTCGATTTCAAGAAAGACCTCACGGTGAGCAAGACCAAGAAAGGTCTGCCACTGCTCTACAAGCAGAACACTGAGGACGGACTCTTCACGCTGGTGTTCCGTTACGACTTCGGAACAGAAGACATCAAGGGCTTTGAATTTGCACCCAGCTATCTCGAATATGTGGGTACAAATAAGAAGAACGTGAGCCAGCTGAAGCAGGAGTTCTACAAACTGGCATGCGACTACCGCATCAGCGTTGGTTCTTACGGAACGACGATTTCTCTTACCGGACTCAATGAAAACATGCCTGCTGCTTTGGCACTGCTGGAAGAGCTGATTCTCAATGCTAAAGGCAATAAGGACAGCTACGATCAGTACGTGAACCTCGTCATCAAGTCCCGCAACGATGCGAAAAAGAATCAGCAGCAGAATTTCAGCCGTCTGACCAGCTACGTGGAGTACGGTCCGTACAATGCGGCTCTCAATACGCTCTCAGAGCAGGAACTTCGCAGTTGTGACCCGCAAGCGATGCTCGACCAGCTGAAGAAACTCTTGCAGTTCGAACACACCGTGATGTATTATGGTCCGATGAGTGAGAAGGAACTGGATGCAGTGCTCAACAAGAACCACAAGACAGCGAAGAAACTGGTGAAGGCTCCTGCCGGTCGCGAATATATGGCTCAGAACACTCCGCAGAACGAAGTTTACATTGCTCCGTATGAAGCAAAGAACATCTATATGCGTCAGTATCACAACGAAGGAAAAGACTGGTCGCCGGAGAATGCTGCACTCATCCGTATGTTCAACGAGTATTTCGGTGGCGGAATGAACAGCATCGTGTTCCAGGAACTGCGCGAGGCACGTGGCTTGGCTTACAGTGCGTCGGCTCGCTACAACATGCCGTTCCGTCCGAACGAGAAGGAAGACTACTATACTTATATCGTGTCTCAAAACGACAAGATGATGGACTGCATCCGTGTATTCAACCAACTGCTTGAAGACATGCCGCAGAGCCAGGCAGCCTTCGACATCGCAAAGCAGAGTGTGATGAAGAGTTTGCAGAGTGCACGCACCACGAAGTTCAATATCCTCAACGCATATTACAATGCCAAGATGCGCGGACTTGACTACGACTTGAACGAGAAAGTCTATAACATGCTGCCTTCCATCACGTTGCAGGATGTGCTCAACTTCGAGAAAGAGAACATGACGAACAAGACCTACAAGTATATCATCCTCGGCGACGAGAAGGAACTCGACATGAAGGCGCTGGAGAAGATTGGTCCGGTTCATCGTTTGACGACAGAGCAAATTTTCGGTTACTAA